From the Butyrivibrio fibrisolvens genome, one window contains:
- the glgX gene encoding glycogen debranching protein GlgX → MQLIDSFPTQKIGDLEYRSGRIFPFGASIVDGGVNFSIFSKEAVSCTLVLYHHGQDKPFVEIPFPEEYRIGNVYSMMVFGLNIETIEYGYRFDGPYSPMDGLRFDKDKVLLDPYAKSVSGRSVWGRKDNGDKLKPLRGQIIREDYDWEGDKPLEIPEKDLVIYELHVRSFTRDDSSGVRHPGTFAGLTEKIPYLKELGVNCVELMPVFEFDEFENSREVGGRTLYNYWGYSTVCFFAPKAGFAASAPFGMEADELKHLIKKFHQNGIEVILDVVFNHTAEGNENGPYISYRGIDNRTYYLLTPDGWYYNFSGCGNTMNCNNPVTRDMVLDALRYWVSAYHVDGFRFDLASILSRDEAGAPMVYPPLLERIANDAVLGKSLLIAEAWDAGGLYQVGSFPAFGRFSEWNGKYRDCLRHFIKGSGESAPELYRRIRGSDDLYRFRGPRASINFVTCHDGFTLYDLVSYNEKHNEANGENNNDGCNDNESWNCGVEGDTKDPQIIDLRKRQMKNMLTILLTSRGIPMLLSGDEFANTQWGNNNAYCQDSEISYIIWSLFDKNKDLFEYVKNLVALRNEYPVIRENSFDLGNNGTGYPELSFHSAKPWQLDEGASNLCFSYMYAQDHARAGTKKDAFIYVAVNAYWEDVYYELPIIPQGMKWHLRLSSSGDVYSKGKEKTLGDQGSFMLGARSTLVLIAK, encoded by the coding sequence ATGCAATTAATAGATTCTTTTCCCACCCAAAAGATCGGAGATCTTGAGTACAGGAGTGGACGTATATTCCCATTTGGAGCATCCATAGTAGATGGTGGAGTTAATTTTAGTATTTTTTCAAAGGAAGCAGTGTCCTGTACTTTGGTCTTATATCACCATGGTCAGGATAAACCCTTTGTTGAGATACCTTTTCCTGAGGAATACAGGATAGGTAATGTATATTCAATGATGGTTTTCGGACTTAATATCGAAACTATCGAGTATGGATACCGTTTTGACGGACCTTATAGCCCTATGGATGGACTTAGATTTGATAAAGATAAGGTTCTTCTTGATCCTTATGCCAAGTCCGTATCAGGTCGAAGTGTTTGGGGAAGGAAAGATAATGGGGATAAGCTAAAGCCCCTGCGTGGTCAGATAATACGCGAAGATTATGATTGGGAAGGGGACAAGCCCCTTGAGATTCCTGAAAAGGATCTTGTTATCTATGAACTTCATGTTAGGAGTTTTACCAGGGATGATTCAAGTGGGGTTAGGCATCCGGGGACTTTTGCCGGTCTTACGGAGAAAATCCCATACTTAAAAGAGCTGGGCGTTAACTGCGTAGAGTTGATGCCGGTATTTGAATTTGATGAATTTGAAAACTCAAGGGAAGTTGGTGGCAGGACTCTGTACAACTACTGGGGCTATTCAACAGTATGCTTTTTTGCCCCCAAAGCAGGTTTTGCTGCATCGGCGCCTTTTGGTATGGAAGCGGATGAACTAAAACACTTAATAAAGAAATTTCATCAAAATGGTATAGAAGTAATACTCGATGTTGTTTTTAATCATACAGCAGAGGGCAATGAAAATGGGCCTTATATCTCATATAGAGGTATAGATAACAGAACCTATTATCTGCTGACCCCGGATGGCTGGTATTACAATTTCAGTGGCTGTGGTAATACCATGAACTGTAATAATCCTGTTACCCGCGACATGGTTTTAGATGCCCTCAGATACTGGGTTTCTGCATATCATGTGGACGGTTTTAGATTCGATCTTGCATCCATTCTGTCAAGGGATGAAGCTGGCGCCCCTATGGTTTATCCGCCACTTCTTGAAAGGATAGCCAATGATGCCGTACTTGGTAAGAGTCTTCTTATAGCCGAAGCCTGGGATGCAGGTGGTTTATATCAGGTTGGAAGTTTTCCTGCATTTGGACGTTTTTCGGAATGGAATGGTAAATATCGCGACTGCTTAAGGCATTTTATTAAAGGAAGCGGAGAGTCAGCTCCTGAGCTTTACAGACGAATAAGAGGATCAGATGATTTATATCGCTTCAGAGGACCCAGAGCATCTATAAATTTTGTGACCTGCCATGACGGCTTTACTCTTTATGACCTTGTTTCGTACAATGAAAAGCATAATGAAGCCAATGGCGAGAACAATAATGACGGATGCAATGACAACGAAAGCTGGAACTGCGGTGTAGAAGGAGATACAAAGGATCCTCAAATTATTGATCTTAGAAAACGTCAGATGAAAAATATGTTGACGATCCTTCTGACAAGCAGGGGAATTCCTATGCTTCTGTCCGGAGATGAGTTTGCCAATACCCAGTGGGGTAATAATAATGCCTATTGTCAGGATAGTGAGATTTCATATATTATCTGGTCACTTTTTGATAAGAACAAGGACCTGTTTGAGTATGTGAAGAACCTTGTGGCACTTAGGAATGAGTACCCGGTTATAAGAGAAAATTCTTTTGATCTTGGAAATAATGGGACCGGCTATCCGGAACTTTCTTTCCATTCTGCCAAGCCATGGCAGCTTGATGAGGGCGCATCAAATCTGTGCTTTTCATATATGTATGCCCAGGATCATGCAAGGGCAGGAACTAAAAAAGATGCGTTTATATATGTTGCAGTTAATGCATATTGGGAAGATGTATACTACGAACTTCCAATAATTCCTCAGGGAATGAAATGGCATTTAAGACTAAGTAGTAGCGGAGATGTATATTCAAAAGGTAAAGAAAAGACTTTGGGTGATCAGGGCAGTTTTATGCTTGGCGCAAGGTCTACACTTGTACTGATTGCTAAATGA